The Anopheles maculipalpis chromosome 3RL, idAnoMacuDA_375_x, whole genome shotgun sequence genomic sequence TTTGTATTCCTTAGAAATGACTAAACACTTCACGTATGAGGTCAGGTACCAGAACGATAAATTCACTTAGTCTTCAGTTTTCCctcattaaatttttgatcCATTTTACAATCGTACAAATCTGTCGGATAAGCAGGATTTGGAATAATTTATAACCAGTGGGCAGAACAGCTCAGAATCGAATCGGATGGTCACCACTAGTGTTGGGTAAAATAGCTCTGTTTAAAGTGAAGAGAAGCAGCTATATCGTGAGGGAGCTTTTTGAGAGCTCGAAGAGTGTAAAGAGGTACCTCGTGAGGGCGAAAAACAAcgttttttaaatagaaaagtGCGCTCAGAGTTCTCACTTTATTCAGATGAGGCCTCCTGGTAGCTCTGCTCAACACTGCCCCTGGCCACGACCAGGGGCCTCAACTACAAGGCTTCGGCTACGGAATTCGAGGGCCCCTAAACGAGATCCGAAGATCTGCACAAAGATCATGCGATTCGGCATTACTCACCTGTTCAAACTTGTGTCCAAAGCTAAGCCATTCCTTCTCGATCAGCACCTCGAAACCTTTCAGCGTACGATAATACGGatcgagcagcagcatcgacaATGCCGTCAGCTGTGACGTACGGTCCCACCCGTCCGAACAGTGTACCACCACCGACATTCGCATGTTTTCGATCTAATTTAAGCGGgacatagaaaagaaaaaatataaagaacATTACTCATTCGTTCGCAATTGGATCACGCTTACTCCCATCCATCATGTGCTTGCTCTGCTGTCGCAATTATGTTAATTCATCATCCCCAAACTCACCCGATCGACAATCCGTACCGCACCGCCCAGTATGCACTTGATGTGTTTGAGCCACAGCGTACTCTCCACCGCCGACAACCATTTGTGGTCATCGTTGGCCGGGAAGCAAATTTCCTTCAACTTGCGCAAACTTTCCCTCATCACGTGTATGTTGTGAATGTCCAGAAACGTTAGTTCCACGTTCTTGTACGCATCTTCCGACTCGTAGCCACCACCCTTCGCTTTGTTTGCGATCGCATTCGCACTCGGTCGCGCATCAATGATCGACAGCTTGTCCGATTGTGCGTTCGCTTCCATGATGAGATTGATGTACGTTTCATCCGCCTCGCTACGCTTACCACCGACACCGACCAGTGGCTGGGAGCAGCGCGTTATGGTTGCGAGAGATTTCGGATGAATCCAGCACAGTACCGGAAGTCGGTTGCGCGATCGAAACGCACCGACCTGCTTTAACAGATCATCCTTTGCCGTCTTCGGTACGGCCCACACCGAGGGGTAGCTGTCACAAATTTCGTACCCTTCGTTAATCCGTGTAATGCGCCACGTATCGTTGTTTGCACTGTTCACACCCATCCGGCGTAATTCGGCCACCGGTTCGTAAACGGTCCACCCATCTTCGGGGAACTTTTCACGATAATTAAACGCAAACAGTTGACCATCGTTGGCACGCGGGAACGCGTACAGCTGGAGTTTCTCGAAAACGGTACGCCGGGAATGATTTTCCTGCTTGTGGGCGAACCGTAAGTTGCGCATATCTTTACAGAAAATGTCTATTCCGTAGGAATTTTCTCCCCGAGAGCTTGCACCACCAACCTTCTCGATGCGGCTAACTGCACCGAGCGGACAGTCGACTACGATGACCGGATCCTTGTCGGATGCAGGTTGTGATCGAAAGTGAAGACGATAATTGGTGATCGTGAGTGTGCCGATTGCGGGCCCACTATATGGGCAGATGTACGATACATCACTCTTCCGGTCCTGCATGTTCTCGCCGGAAAGATACGTAAAGCCGTTCTCGTTTGCCACCTAGAAagagaatgaatggtttaaatTAGCTTGAACAGTTTCGCTTTAAAGTATGTCCCCTAGTAGTAAATACTATTTTTTCCCGGAGTCGGATTAATTCGACTTCGAGGCATTCCGGAGTTTACTGTGGGCTAACTACGGAATAATTACGGAATCCGGAGTTCTCCGGAGTCAACTGCTGATTTTACTTCCGATTCAAAACCGAAATCGCTGTCGATTTCGGTTTTGAATGCAATGTAAAATCAGCAATCGAATCCGGAGTTATTCAAAGTAAAATGCAATTGATTCCACAATGCACTCCGGAGTATAATCCGGTGGTAATATCGGAGATTACTCCAGATATCTTCGGATTTCTCCATAGTCAACTCCGCATTACTCCGGAACTCCCACCACTAATGCCCACCCCAGATTAAGGCTTACAATCGTGTCCATCCCGTGCTTGGAGTTGAGCGAACTAGACTTTGAATCGGAATCGAGCGAATTGGAGCTACGATGAAAATCCGTACCGTGGTGCTCCATCGTACGGGTGCGCCCTGtaaggtgtgtgcgtgttgtccGTCCGGTGCGAACGAAGCGTATTACTATCGGTgattttggtgttttgtttaccAAATACACCCTATCATCGAAGTAGGCCGAAAACCAGACAGTTCTCCTTTTTTAGTCgcctatttgattttttttttttggtttctgccGGGATGGTTTAGTCACACCCACCACAGTGCACTATCTTCCGGAACCGTACGCGAAAGACGACACTGCGCGTCACACTAATTGGATTTGAATGAAACCACGGCAGTATGGTGTTGCTGTGCGTAGGGGGGAATGGGGAGGTTACTTGCTTATCGCACTGGTTTTCCTCCACGAGACCACTGCACCGCCCAGTCCGGTCCCTGCCATCGGTGAAAATTTCTCGCTTGGAATGTTgggtgttttttgctttttttgtgagcGACACCGAGTGAGATATCGCCAGCACCGTTTGTACGCAACCCGATTCCACCTCACACTCGGTGCGTCGCGCCTTGAAGATGTGAAATGCACTGACGTCAGCCTGTCCCTTACAATCGGATTCGACAATGCGATGCGGGCGGTAGAGATTGGTCTGCGTGAACGAATGCAACGGGATTTCGGGAGCCGGGAAACAGCTGGCAGTGCAGTAAATACGGTAATATCGTTAAAGACAGATTAGcgataaacacacaaacagctgGATGCACTTGACTGGGAATGGGTGCGTTTTGGGGTGCAATTCAGGATGCTATTTGCTTCACTTAACACTTATCGCGTGGATCCTTCTTTGCGGAACAAACAAAGAAGTAAGGCATATTACTAAAGCTAACAAAATACTTTTTATCGGAACATTAACCTAATCTTCCAGCTATTTCACTAGCACTCCCCGAAAGCCTTTGTTATTGTCTGGTTGGTATGTGTCAAACTGAACACGGTAAATTTGAAGCGTTTTTCCGTATTTTGACAACAGAAACGCTTCAGCTGTTTTTTCACCGGGGCACACTTGACAgctgattgttttgcttttgttggtgCGCAAATTACAGCACAGCGGTAAGATAAGATTTTattgctcctttttttgtcgATTAATTTACAACTATTTCGCCTGGATGTAATAATCTCTTCAATTTGTAACGTTAATTTTACCAACAGATCCATAAAGAGGCATTCTTTCGTCCTTAAACACACCCAATACACCGAACAAGCAAAATGGCTGCATGGAGAGCTGCCGGATTAAAGTGAGCAGTGAAATCCAACGGTGTTATCACAATCACCTAGCAAACAACTAAACTTGTTTCGCCCTTTCTTTTCTACATTAACTATTCAGCTACATCAACTATTCCAACATTGCCGCACGTTTGCTGCGTAAGGCACTGAAGCCGGAACTTAGAGCGCAAGCTGCCCGACGGGATGATTCGCACATCAAATTTACCAAATGGCAGGGTGGCAAGCCGGAAAGTAAGTAAACATTTCTTCAAAGCGAGGATTCCCTGCGGATTAGTGATCCACCGTGGATAAGCAATAGTGTAATCATATCGCAAACGAGACAAATAATCGAAAAAATCCCCGTTTTTCATCTTGCAAGAGTACCTATATTGCGTCACACATGCCAAGATCCTAGTGACAATGCGCGGTCCATTAGTACAGTGCTTCTCAAACCAATACACGCTTGTGCCgcgtttaacatttttatttttttgccggAGTATtacaatgttttattatttttgcagaTGAAAAATAAGTTCTCTATCCAGTTCGTAAGTTTTCAACACCTTCAAATCTCGAGTGTTTTTTCCTAGTGTTTGCATTCGGAGTGGCAAATTAACACATCTTGTGTGATTTTATTCGATTCTAACAATGACTTAACAAACTCCCCgttttgatgttttccttCATTAATTTGAATGCGTTTGCtgaattatattaaaaaatttccaATCGTGTCATACTCCTTAACGTAATAATCCATCCTGTTCTCTTTTGCAGAGGTGATCAGTGAATAAACTGGATAATGCGGCCATCATGCTGGAAGTAAACCAATAAATCTggtagtgtaaaaaaaaaaagtgagttTGTAACTTTGCCGATCCACAATCGGATCAACGTTCTGTTCatttgaaaagaaagaaaatatagCTACTagcgtttttttatatttatttatagaggctttaagTCTCgcagactacattcgcctctctaacGTATATATACAATGCTAGTGCGTAAAAAAATAAGGTGGTTCTGACGCAGTTTTCGGGTGAAAGGATTGTCGAGTAATCGGGTTGTCGTGTATCCCTGGCAATCGGTGAGAACGTAGTGGACAGCGATGACAACGCCGCGGAAGTTGCAGAGTAGGGGACTAGATTTATTGATGATGTAGGAATGGGTCACAGCGCGTCTATCCTATTCGCAGGAGGGATAGGACTCGTTGATGGTGTGGAGGTCTAAGTTGTGCCAGGtggtgttccagtgttgggagattaTGGTACTGGTGCAGCAAATGTCATCATGGCGGGAAAGTATGGTGTCTACTTCTGCTGGACGAAGCCGCCCTCTTTGTTCGAGACTTTCTGGTTTCCGCTGCTTCCGGCATGACCTGAAGTCTACCTGAtcacgattgtcggggatgctgGGCTCGAGTCTTGGAACTGAACGCTTTAAAACTTGTGTCAACTTCTATCAACTAGAATTAATCTTATGGAAATAAGAATATTCCACGTAAGTTACAAAAGAATCTAGAACATTAATTAAAAG encodes the following:
- the LOC126564378 gene encoding myotubularin-related protein 2, with the protein product MEHHGTDFHRSSNSLDSDSKSSSLNSKHGMDTIVANENGFTYLSGENMQDRKSDVSYICPYSGPAIGTLTITNYRLHFRSQPASDKDPVIVVDCPLGAVSRIEKVGGASSRGENSYGIDIFCKDMRNLRFAHKQENHSRRTVFEKLQLYAFPRANDGQLFAFNYREKFPEDGWTVYEPVAELRRMGVNSANNDTWRITRINEGYEICDSYPSVWAVPKTAKDDLLKQVGAFRSRNRLPVLCWIHPKSLATITRCSQPLVGVGGKRSEADETYINLIMEANAQSDKLSIIDARPSANAIANKAKGGGYESEDAYKNVELTFLDIHNIHVMRESLRKLKEICFPANDDHKWLSAVESTLWLKHIKCILGGAVRIVDRIENMRMSVVVHCSDGWDRTSQLTALSMLLLDPYYRTLKGFEVLIEKEWLSFGHKFEQRIGHGDNHHSDADRSPVFLQFIDCVWQISKQFPHALEFNEYFLITILDHLYSCRFGTFLYNTERERVSNDLKNRTVSLWSFINSSHEEYRNPLYGGLSNYLSSMPVQTVLRPVVSMRHIRLWKGLYCRWNPSMRQQDPIYQRTRELLALQAELMKQLEDCRTERVLN
- the LOC126560499 gene encoding protein stunted-like, producing the protein MAAWRAAGLKLFSYINYSNIAARLLRKALKPELRAQAARRDDSHIKFTKWQGGKPESK